One Spirochaeta africana DSM 8902 genomic window carries:
- a CDS encoding tetratricopeptide repeat protein, with the protein MHRSRLVYPSFPIKGKLAFMQWYQRQHDSLEACIFDLQRRLRSLIIQKDLHPTLKYRVKSFHSYYEKIQRRARQQGMESGQVEINDVIGLRVICPFIEDLHEVERLLQEHFEIEEVERKGSEYSFQEFGYESTHYLLWVPRQLSQEYDLEPDMLFEVQLRTILQDAWAEVEHELIYKADFTPFDQPLKRKLAALNANLSLADIIFQEIRDYQRQLHLQMNQRRETFLASLHSVLDNEMKQLPFSRIEALEGDSGDEPDTLDPSLGSLNGVSSMENIDSFLLRALYAHNAGKYDESIELYSGILSGGPEEFVRSIIYVHRGMAYFAKGVYDLAVEDFQRALDIDETNGKAHYYRGVTLYMMHELETAIHDLDLALEYGYREFDCLFSRALVFFHLGDMQSALTDCDMALEIDDDSRSVRRLRTLILQKLGV; encoded by the coding sequence ATGCATAGATCCCGCCTGGTGTATCCATCCTTCCCTATCAAGGGAAAACTCGCTTTTATGCAGTGGTATCAGCGACAGCACGATTCGCTTGAAGCCTGTATCTTTGACCTGCAGAGACGGCTGCGCAGTCTGATAATCCAGAAGGACCTGCACCCGACCCTGAAATATCGGGTGAAATCATTTCACAGTTACTACGAGAAGATCCAGCGGCGCGCCCGGCAGCAGGGTATGGAATCCGGACAGGTGGAGATTAATGATGTAATCGGCCTGCGGGTGATCTGCCCGTTTATCGAAGACCTGCATGAGGTCGAGCGCCTGCTGCAGGAGCATTTCGAGATAGAAGAGGTGGAGCGCAAGGGGTCGGAGTACAGCTTTCAGGAGTTCGGCTACGAGTCGACCCACTACCTGCTCTGGGTGCCGCGGCAGCTGTCACAGGAATACGACCTTGAGCCGGATATGCTGTTCGAGGTTCAGCTGCGAACCATCCTGCAGGATGCCTGGGCCGAGGTGGAGCATGAGCTCATCTACAAGGCTGACTTTACCCCGTTTGATCAGCCGCTCAAGCGCAAGCTCGCTGCCCTGAATGCCAATCTCTCATTGGCAGATATCATCTTCCAGGAGATCCGTGATTATCAGCGTCAGCTGCATCTGCAGATGAATCAGCGGCGGGAGACCTTTCTGGCCAGCCTGCACAGTGTGCTCGACAACGAGATGAAGCAGCTGCCGTTTTCCCGCATCGAGGCCCTGGAGGGAGATTCCGGCGATGAGCCGGATACCCTGGATCCCTCACTTGGCAGCCTGAACGGGGTTTCATCCATGGAGAACATCGACTCCTTTCTGCTGCGTGCCCTGTATGCCCATAATGCCGGCAAGTACGATGAATCGATTGAACTGTACTCCGGGATTCTCTCGGGTGGACCGGAGGAGTTTGTTCGTTCGATTATCTATGTGCATCGCGGCATGGCCTATTTTGCCAAGGGGGTCTACGACCTGGCGGTGGAGGATTTCCAGCGGGCACTGGACATCGATGAAACCAATGGCAAGGCGCATTACTATCGGGGGGTAACCCTGTACATGATGCATGAACTGGAAACAGCGATTCACGATCTTGATCTCGCGCTGGAGTACGGGTATCGCGAGTTTGACTGTCTGTTCAGCAGGGCGTTGGTGTTCTTTCATCTGGGTGATATGCAAAGTGCGCTTACCGACTGCGATATGGCTCTGGAGATAGATGATGATTCGCGGTCGGTGCGGCGGCTGCGTACCCTGATATTGCAGAAACTGGGTGTGTAG
- a CDS encoding glycoside hydrolase family 1 protein yields MHESDSAGSRDFPVDFLFGSATASLQVEGGDTNNTWYRWCELGKIHDGTHCVRAVDHWNRVDQDIHLMLQLHQQTYRMSLEWSRIEPEPGVFSQEAVRHYRYELAALRTAGIRPLVTLHHFSLPLWFEDAGGWLQPEAPEIFLRYARFIATELIDLVQDWCTINEPNVYLLFGYALGQWPPGYRSIRGYFRAARQLMRIHGMTYQALHEIYRAHERPVQVGAAHHLRVYDPRSERSGPRRWVQAVLCRVLDTVTQWMFVRGMTTAGSQRTADYLGINYYTRDRISWSWNPFRLCTRQTVTAGAPVNDLGWEIYPEGLLRLLRRCSRAFPDLPLYITENGTCDAADRFRERYIIEHLQQVRQALQEGIPVQRYYHWSLMDNFEWLEGESARFGLIAVEYDTQKRRIRNSGFRYAEIARSGNIMYTEPDKPIL; encoded by the coding sequence ATGCATGAATCCGATTCCGCCGGCAGCCGGGATTTCCCGGTAGACTTTCTCTTTGGTTCTGCAACCGCCTCGCTGCAAGTCGAGGGGGGAGACACCAACAACACCTGGTATCGCTGGTGCGAGCTGGGCAAGATCCATGATGGCACCCACTGTGTACGGGCGGTTGATCACTGGAATCGGGTGGATCAGGATATCCACCTGATGCTGCAGCTGCATCAGCAGACCTATCGTATGAGTCTGGAGTGGTCCCGGATCGAGCCGGAACCGGGGGTGTTCAGTCAGGAGGCCGTGCGGCACTACCGCTATGAGCTGGCAGCTTTGCGGACTGCAGGTATCCGCCCGCTGGTTACCCTGCATCATTTCTCCCTGCCGCTGTGGTTTGAGGATGCCGGCGGCTGGCTGCAGCCCGAAGCTCCGGAGATCTTCCTGCGCTATGCACGATTTATCGCCACCGAGCTGATTGATCTGGTACAGGACTGGTGCACCATCAACGAGCCCAATGTCTACCTGCTGTTCGGTTACGCCCTGGGGCAGTGGCCGCCGGGCTATCGCAGTATACGCGGCTATTTCCGCGCAGCCCGCCAGCTGATGCGAATCCACGGGATGACCTATCAGGCGCTGCATGAGATATACCGTGCTCACGAACGCCCGGTACAGGTAGGGGCAGCACATCATCTGCGGGTCTATGATCCCCGGAGCGAGCGTTCCGGACCACGGCGATGGGTGCAGGCCGTACTCTGCCGGGTGCTGGACACCGTGACCCAATGGATGTTTGTGCGGGGGATGACAACCGCTGGCAGCCAGCGAACCGCTGATTACCTGGGCATAAATTACTACACACGTGATCGTATCTCCTGGTCCTGGAACCCTTTCCGGTTGTGTACCCGGCAAACGGTTACGGCGGGGGCACCGGTAAACGATCTGGGCTGGGAGATCTACCCCGAGGGGCTGCTGCGGCTGCTGCGGCGCTGCTCCCGGGCTTTTCCCGATCTGCCGCTGTACATCACCGAGAACGGCACCTGCGATGCGGCCGATCGGTTTCGCGAGCGCTACATCATCGAGCATCTGCAGCAGGTGCGGCAGGCGCTACAGGAGGGGATTCCGGTGCAGCGCTACTATCACTGGTCGCTGATGGATAACTTTGAGTGGCTGGAGGGTGAGTCTGCCCGTTTCGGCCTGATTGCGGTCGAGTATGACACCCAGAAAAGGCGCATACGAAATTCAGGTTTCCGGTACGCGGAAATTGCCCGATCGGGGAATATCATGTATACTGAACCTGATAAACCGATTCTTTAA
- a CDS encoding MATE family efflux transporter, producing the protein MSDRLTMLREGPVASTLFKLSAPAIAGMVVIALYNVADTFFVSLLRDTTAVAATGIVFPMFQLAGAVGLTFGMGAASVISRRLGEGRHDKAHQAAATALYSAVVIGGLVSAAGAIGIRPLLLVFGATETVMEQAVLYGRIIIGGSVFLMVNMTTNNLLRSEGAALYSSMGQILGAVLNIALDPVFIFVFDMGITGAAVATVIAQACSTLFLLGFYFRQRGTLQPLNLRHVRLRLATYRDIMTLGLPTFVRQVLGSVSFAILNNAAATFGDAALAAISITFRMFMLLMMGLMGLAQGLQPLAGYNFGARQIDRVRHTIRIVFASAVTVGAVAGLGSYIFAEQIMLVFAPQDMDVVAMGILSIRYMALALIPVGLVIMFGGVFQALGDGRSALILAAGQQGVFLIPLVLILPYLFGLQGVFAAQPAGFVLAFLVGLLLLRFTWQKLDVAALEAGKSTDFAG; encoded by the coding sequence ATGTCTGACCGCCTGACGATGCTGCGCGAAGGGCCGGTAGCGTCTACCCTCTTCAAGCTGTCGGCACCGGCCATTGCCGGCATGGTAGTGATTGCGCTGTACAACGTTGCCGATACCTTTTTTGTAAGTCTGCTGCGCGACACCACCGCGGTAGCCGCCACCGGGATAGTCTTTCCGATGTTTCAGCTGGCCGGCGCTGTCGGGCTGACCTTCGGCATGGGCGCTGCAAGCGTGATCAGCCGCCGTCTTGGCGAGGGGCGCCACGACAAGGCGCATCAGGCCGCCGCTACCGCCCTCTACTCTGCAGTTGTTATCGGTGGGCTGGTTTCGGCTGCCGGTGCCATTGGAATCCGGCCGCTGCTGCTGGTTTTCGGGGCTACCGAGACCGTCATGGAGCAGGCGGTACTGTACGGCCGGATCATCATCGGCGGCTCGGTATTTCTGATGGTAAACATGACTACCAACAATCTGCTGCGATCCGAGGGGGCCGCTCTGTACAGCAGCATGGGGCAGATTCTTGGTGCAGTGCTGAACATCGCCCTGGATCCGGTATTTATCTTTGTGTTTGACATGGGTATTACCGGGGCGGCGGTGGCCACGGTTATTGCCCAGGCCTGTTCAACGCTGTTTTTACTGGGGTTCTACTTTCGCCAGCGCGGTACCCTCCAGCCGCTGAATCTGCGTCATGTCCGGCTCCGGCTGGCTACCTACCGGGATATCATGACCCTGGGGCTGCCGACCTTTGTCCGGCAGGTGCTGGGCAGCGTGTCGTTTGCTATCCTGAACAATGCCGCCGCGACGTTTGGCGACGCGGCGCTGGCGGCTATCAGCATCACCTTTCGCATGTTCATGCTCCTGATGATGGGATTGATGGGGCTGGCCCAGGGACTGCAGCCGCTTGCCGGTTATAACTTCGGCGCCCGTCAGATCGATCGGGTGCGTCACACCATCCGTATCGTTTTTGCCAGTGCCGTCACGGTCGGCGCGGTTGCCGGGCTGGGAAGCTACATCTTTGCGGAGCAGATCATGCTGGTTTTTGCACCACAGGATATGGATGTGGTTGCGATGGGGATTCTTTCAATCCGCTACATGGCGCTGGCATTGATCCCGGTCGGGCTTGTTATCATGTTTGGCGGGGTGTTTCAGGCCCTGGGGGATGGACGCTCTGCCTTGATTCTGGCAGCTGGTCAGCAGGGGGTCTTTTTAATCCCGCTGGTCCTGATCCTGCCATATCTGTTCGGCCTGCAGGGGGTTTTTGCCGCTCAGCCGGCGGGTTTTGTACTGGCTTTTCTCGTCGGGCTGCTGCTGCTGAGGTTTACCTGGCAGAAGCTCGATGTAGCCGCATTGGAGGCTGGCAAAAGCACGGATTTTGCTGGGTAA
- a CDS encoding threonine aldolase family protein — translation MEQRFFASDNSSPAHPAVLEAVARANNGHAGSYGADPWTAEAIQQLQQLFGTGTTVPEVLLAYNGTGANTMALRALVPRYGSVLCTGIAHINRDEAGAVQAAGAGRLCAVPGENGKLGPDDIRRWADDQGVEHHSQPAAVSITQPTEIGTLYSLTELQEIAACCREHRVKLHMDGARFANACVALGCSPAEAAAGVDMLAFGGTKNGMLFGEAVVVFDAETAGQLRYHRKQLAQLHSKMRYIGAQFTALLQDGLYLENAAAANAAAAQLAAGVAALQAPDVAVVYPVEANGVFLRMPAPAAQTLQQHWPFYCWEPGVYRIMCSWDTREEDIASFLRELKKECG, via the coding sequence ATGGAACAACGGTTCTTTGCCAGTGACAACAGCTCGCCAGCCCACCCGGCAGTGCTCGAGGCAGTGGCCCGGGCCAACAACGGCCATGCCGGCTCGTATGGGGCCGACCCGTGGACAGCCGAGGCGATACAGCAGCTGCAGCAGCTGTTCGGCACCGGCACCACGGTCCCGGAAGTCCTGTTGGCATACAACGGTACCGGCGCCAACACCATGGCCCTGCGGGCCCTGGTTCCCCGGTACGGATCGGTTCTGTGCACCGGGATAGCGCATATCAATCGTGACGAGGCTGGTGCGGTGCAGGCCGCCGGTGCCGGCCGCCTGTGTGCCGTGCCCGGGGAGAACGGCAAGCTGGGACCGGATGATATCCGCCGCTGGGCTGACGATCAGGGAGTGGAGCATCATTCCCAGCCCGCTGCGGTATCGATAACCCAGCCTACCGAGATCGGCACCCTGTACAGCCTTACCGAGCTGCAGGAGATCGCCGCCTGCTGCCGGGAACATCGGGTCAAGCTGCATATGGATGGGGCTCGCTTTGCCAATGCCTGTGTGGCGTTGGGCTGCAGTCCGGCAGAGGCTGCCGCCGGGGTGGACATGCTGGCTTTCGGCGGCACCAAAAACGGGATGCTGTTTGGCGAGGCAGTGGTGGTGTTCGATGCCGAAACTGCCGGTCAGCTCAGGTACCATCGCAAGCAGCTGGCACAGCTGCACAGCAAGATGCGGTATATCGGGGCGCAGTTCACCGCCCTGCTGCAGGACGGGCTGTACCTGGAGAATGCTGCTGCCGCTAATGCCGCTGCAGCGCAGCTGGCCGCCGGGGTGGCAGCACTGCAGGCGCCGGATGTTGCGGTGGTGTATCCTGTAGAGGCGAACGGGGTTTTTCTGCGGATGCCGGCCCCTGCTGCGCAGACACTGCAGCAGCACTGGCCGTTCTATTGCTGGGAACCAGGGGTGTACCGGATCATGTGCTCCTGGGATACCCGGGAAGAGGACATTGCATCGTTTCTGAGAGAGTTGAAGAAGGAGTGCGGATGA
- a CDS encoding sensor histidine kinase produces the protein MQRQPTESIQPELNDRNSGRIIAAARIGGVVSAVHVAVFLLRLETDPSVTRQWQLLIISAHTVMMLLFAVWGTAAWRLRIQGSGGRGIPLLSHSIYLAILLIGSAIAAFDQLVTSAITPFLVGNVVAGLLLTIPALPAAIYHLAAFAVFAFLIPLFQANPAVVLSNQVNGITAAGLGMLLSGTLWRSTRIRLQQEQQIRQQNASLEEAVATRDRFLSIVSHDLRSPLSGFLGLTQYLADERDHLTQTQLDKIIHSLHISAEMLYQLLENLLTWSQSQQGMIRVEAVPVNLQTALQKNIDTYAVAARQSNISLQLNCPAHLEIRTDPHMLDTIVRNLLSNALKHTPGGGNIRLAVQQHSNEVRITCQDSGSGMSAGLLSSLFDLDKQTIAATSGSSIDGIASGSIGSGLGLILCHDFIERLGGQLSVASREGQGSSFSFNLPLDMA, from the coding sequence ATGCAGAGGCAGCCGACCGAATCAATCCAACCAGAGCTGAACGACCGCAACAGCGGGCGGATAATTGCGGCAGCCCGCATCGGGGGCGTGGTGAGTGCCGTCCATGTAGCGGTGTTCCTGCTGCGGCTCGAGACTGACCCGTCGGTTACCCGGCAATGGCAGCTGCTGATCATATCCGCCCATACTGTCATGATGCTGCTGTTCGCTGTCTGGGGGACCGCAGCCTGGCGACTGCGCATACAGGGCAGCGGTGGACGGGGGATACCGCTGCTGAGCCACAGCATCTATCTGGCTATTCTGCTGATCGGCAGCGCCATCGCCGCGTTTGACCAGCTGGTGACCTCGGCCATCACCCCGTTTCTGGTGGGGAATGTGGTTGCCGGTCTGCTGCTGACCATCCCTGCCCTACCGGCTGCCATCTATCACCTGGCTGCATTTGCCGTGTTCGCCTTCCTGATCCCCCTGTTTCAGGCCAACCCTGCAGTAGTACTTTCCAATCAGGTGAACGGGATCACTGCCGCCGGCCTAGGCATGCTGCTGTCCGGCACCCTGTGGCGCAGCACCCGCATCCGGCTGCAGCAGGAACAGCAGATACGACAGCAAAACGCCAGTCTCGAGGAGGCGGTTGCAACCAGGGATCGCTTTTTATCCATAGTCAGCCATGACCTGCGCTCCCCGCTCAGTGGCTTTCTGGGATTGACCCAGTATCTTGCCGACGAGCGCGACCATCTGACCCAAACCCAGCTGGACAAGATAATTCACAGCCTGCATATCTCCGCCGAGATGCTCTACCAGCTCCTGGAGAACCTGCTGACCTGGTCGCAGTCCCAGCAGGGCATGATCCGGGTCGAGGCTGTTCCGGTTAATCTGCAAACCGCGCTGCAGAAGAACATCGATACCTACGCGGTTGCTGCCCGCCAGAGTAATATCTCGCTGCAGCTGAACTGCCCGGCCCATCTGGAGATCCGCACCGATCCGCATATGCTGGATACCATCGTGCGCAATCTGCTGTCCAATGCACTGAAACACACACCCGGCGGGGGCAATATCCGGCTCGCCGTCCAGCAGCACAGCAATGAGGTGCGCATTACCTGTCAGGACAGCGGCAGCGGCATGTCTGCCGGGCTGTTGTCCAGCCTGTTTGACCTGGACAAACAGACCATTGCGGCGACCTCCGGCAGCAGCATAGACGGCATTGCCAGCGGCAGCATTGGCAGCGGCCTCGGACTGATCCTCTGCCACGATTTTATCGAACGCCTGGGCGGACAGCTCTCGGTGGCAAGCCGCGAGGGACAGGGCTCAAGTTTCAGCTTCAATCTGCCCCTGGATATGGCCTAA
- the ychF gene encoding redox-regulated ATPase YchF — translation MALNCGIVGLPNVGKSTLFSALTSAPAEAANYPFCTIDPNKGIVDVPDPRLAKITEFIQPKKVIPAICEFLDIAGLVEGASKGEGLGNQFLAHIRETGIIAHVVRCFDDPDVVHVAGSVDPVRDIETINVELALADLETVEKRLTRTERETRSNDRDAAKKAQGMLPLLQRLKDGLSQGTPARTLGFTDDELELMRDLHLITLKRTLYVCNVDEGGLEGDNPLVAQVEKVAAGEDAEVIRICGQLEAEIAALETPEERAEFLAEAGLEQSGLDRLIHAAYHLMGLHTYFTAGEKEVRAWTIPQGAAAPQAAGVIHSDFERGFIAAETFHYDDLLALGSKQKVREAGKLRIEGKNYIVKDGDIIEFRFNV, via the coding sequence ATGGCATTAAACTGTGGAATCGTCGGTCTGCCGAATGTCGGCAAGTCGACCCTGTTTTCGGCACTTACCTCCGCCCCGGCCGAGGCGGCAAACTATCCGTTCTGTACCATCGACCCCAACAAAGGGATTGTAGATGTTCCCGATCCCCGCCTGGCCAAGATCACCGAGTTCATCCAGCCCAAAAAGGTAATCCCGGCTATATGTGAATTCCTGGATATTGCCGGTCTGGTAGAGGGAGCCAGCAAGGGCGAAGGACTGGGCAACCAGTTCCTGGCTCATATCCGCGAGACCGGGATAATTGCACATGTGGTGCGCTGCTTCGATGACCCTGATGTGGTACATGTTGCCGGCAGTGTTGATCCGGTCCGGGATATTGAGACCATTAACGTGGAGCTGGCTCTGGCCGACCTGGAGACCGTCGAGAAGCGGCTGACGCGTACCGAGCGCGAGACGCGATCGAACGATCGTGATGCCGCCAAGAAGGCCCAGGGTATGCTTCCGCTGCTGCAGCGCCTGAAGGACGGGTTGTCCCAGGGCACCCCTGCACGTACCCTGGGGTTCACCGATGATGAGCTGGAACTCATGCGGGACCTGCATCTTATTACCCTGAAACGCACCTTGTACGTTTGCAACGTGGATGAGGGCGGCCTGGAGGGGGACAACCCGCTGGTAGCACAGGTAGAAAAGGTGGCTGCCGGTGAGGATGCCGAGGTGATCCGTATCTGCGGTCAGCTGGAGGCGGAAATTGCTGCCCTGGAAACCCCCGAGGAGCGCGCCGAGTTCCTGGCCGAGGCGGGTCTGGAGCAGTCGGGACTGGATCGGCTGATCCATGCTGCGTATCACCTGATGGGACTGCACACCTATTTTACCGCTGGCGAGAAAGAGGTGCGTGCCTGGACCATCCCGCAGGGGGCCGCAGCACCCCAGGCTGCCGGGGTAATCCACAGCGATTTCGAGCGCGGGTTTATTGCGGCCGAGACCTTCCACTACGACGATCTGCTGGCGCTTGGCAGCAAGCAGAAGGTGCGTGAAGCCGGAAAGCTCAGGATCGAGGGCAAGAACTACATCGTGAAGGACGGGGACATTATTGAATTCAGATTCAATGTCTGA
- a CDS encoding Hpt domain-containing protein, whose product MNHYTQRFERFVARFSGHEEVVARMAGLFLQDAPRRLDEIDSGYRERDWERVITAAHSLVNIAGTMQAFEAAEQARKLEAAVRARAYAEIPQLSSCLQSDLQQALQVVHSYSEASV is encoded by the coding sequence ATGAATCACTACACACAGCGATTTGAGCGGTTTGTGGCCAGGTTTTCCGGGCACGAGGAGGTGGTCGCTCGCATGGCAGGGCTGTTCCTGCAGGATGCACCGCGCAGGCTGGATGAAATAGACAGTGGCTACCGGGAGCGTGACTGGGAGCGGGTTATTACCGCTGCCCACAGCCTGGTCAACATAGCCGGAACCATGCAGGCCTTCGAGGCGGCCGAGCAGGCGCGCAAGCTGGAGGCGGCGGTGCGTGCCAGGGCGTATGCCGAAATTCCCCAGCTCAGCTCTTGCCTGCAGAGTGATCTGCAGCAGGCGCTGCAGGTCGTGCATTCCTATTCAGAGGCCTCGGTGTAG
- a CDS encoding arsenate reductase family protein: protein MQIFGTRKCKQTQKAERFLKERGIDYQFVDLTQKAMSPRELDSVAASIGGHHLLMDEESKAFQKRGMAWMEYDPREELLEHPELLRTPIIRKQPKAMVGFDADQLQELIG, encoded by the coding sequence ATGCAGATATTTGGAACCAGAAAATGCAAACAGACCCAGAAGGCCGAGCGCTTTCTGAAGGAGCGCGGGATCGATTACCAGTTTGTCGACCTGACCCAAAAGGCAATGAGCCCCAGAGAACTTGACAGCGTTGCCGCTTCGATCGGCGGGCACCACCTGCTGATGGATGAGGAGAGCAAGGCATTTCAGAAGCGCGGCATGGCCTGGATGGAGTATGATCCACGGGAAGAACTCCTGGAACATCCGGAGCTGCTGCGAACCCCGATCATCCGCAAACAGCCAAAGGCTATGGTCGGTTTCGACGCCGACCAGCTGCAAGAACTGATCGGATAA